The Methanolacinia paynteri genomic sequence ATTCCACCTCATTTGAAAAGTATATCGGGGAACATAAATACTTTTTGGGAATTTAGAGGGTTTTGAGGAATATAAACAAATAATTACTGCATTTTTTGATTTTTATGCAAAAATAAAAGAAAAATTATTAAAAGTCTTAAAAACCTCATAATCGTACTGAATCTCAAAAAGAATCCTAAAATATCTTCTGTTTGTAATCGGCCAATGCTGAAGCCAGAAAAACGGCATTTGAATAATCAGAGGAGGCGCGCGAAGTATCCACAAATATCCTGTCGAGATTTGCCACCGGAGCACCGTGTGCCCGCCCTCCTCCGAGGAGTGCGAGAGTCCTAAAGACAAGGTTGCCGGATATGCCGTCCGGGGCGATTATTATCCCGTGATCCCTGACTGCGTCCTCGATCAGGATCTCCATGTGATCGGAACTTGTTTCTGCCGCAACGGCCTCGGCATCCTCGATGGTTTTGTCGACGACAGGGTGCCTTCCGATGTCCCCCAGACGCCCTCCGGAGAGTATTGCGGTCTTTTCATTCATCCCGAGTGCGGACGCGATCTCCCTTGCGTAGCCTACGAACTCTACTTTCTCTTCCCTTGTCCAGCCTTCGTCGACTCCGACCGGTGCGAGGAGGAACTTTGTCCCCGACTGCGTCTCGAGGAGTGCGATCCGTTTCAGGGATTTAACATTTCCATATCCTTTCAGGAGCTTCATTACGGCGTTGGCCGGAAGCGTCCCTCTCACGGCGGCATCGATCCGTCCCTCGTACAACGCTTTGATGAGCTCCTCTTCGGCATTATCGCTGACTACTATATCGTACGGCGTGCCCGGAATATTTGTCTTCGAAAAAATGGTGATCCTGTTGCTCTTGGATGCGGAAGTGAGAGATCCTGTCACTCTCTCTGCATTTTTGTCTATACCGATGCCGATATGCATCACTGATTCCTCCTTAATCAGATGAAGAGGTGCATGATCCCTTCTTCACCGAGATCGAACACCTCGCTTTCCATATCGCCGTATTTTATGGTGAGGAGGTTTGTGCTATTTATCTCGCCGATATCTGCGGCCGTGATGCCTACTTCAGAGAATAGC encodes the following:
- the mtxX gene encoding methanogenesis marker protein Mmp4/MtxX; protein product: MHIGIGIDKNAERVTGSLTSASKSNRITIFSKTNIPGTPYDIVVSDNAEEELIKALYEGRIDAAVRGTLPANAVMKLLKGYGNVKSLKRIALLETQSGTKFLLAPVGVDEGWTREEKVEFVGYAREIASALGMNEKTAILSGGRLGDIGRHPVVDKTIEDAEAVAAETSSDHMEILIEDAVRDHGIIIAPDGISGNLVFRTLALLGGGRAHGAPVANLDRIFVDTSRASSDYSNAVFLASALADYKQKIF